A section of the Telopea speciosissima isolate NSW1024214 ecotype Mountain lineage chromosome 3, Tspe_v1, whole genome shotgun sequence genome encodes:
- the LOC122657135 gene encoding uncharacterized protein LOC122657135, which yields MGDVKVARTSLDIHDNKRNQHERGFNSAFPTFFEQIPQRLQNFLKFHLKKSMKDVGQAKSAGSGISKDEGSYTDLEVNLDNQLQAWKANPTWTDQIPDIKVNVPKGSLCNLNVEFNVGLPPDAVFNIVIDPDNSRVFKNIKEVISRKVLLDEGQRQVVEVEQAALWRFLWWSGTMSVHVIVDQNRKDYSVKFKQGKEGFMKRFEGCWRVDPLFVDEQLCFPFKPNSWVDYISCTGGKGRVGSRVSLEQLIQPALVPPPPISWYLRGITAKTTEMLINDLQAEAGRIRGVSNNNANKESELSIGARGEHPVEELSDVKERWAQRRKDRRQKRRH from the exons ATGGGTGATGTAAAAGTAGCTAGAACAAGTCTGGATATCCATGACAACAAAAGAAATCAGCATGAAAGGGGTTTCAATTCAGCATTCCCCACATTTTTTGAGCAGATTCCCCAGAGACTTCAGAATTTTTTAAAG TTTCATCTCAAGAAGTCCATGAAAGATGTAGGGCAAGCAAAGTCCGCTGGCTCTGGCATATCAAAGGATGAAGGATCATATACTGATTTGGAGGTCAACCTGGACAACCAGCTGCAGGCTTGGAAAGCAAATCCTACTTGGACTGATCAAATTCCGGACATCAAG GTTAATGTACCGAAAGGTTCTCTTTGCAATCTTAATGTCGAGTTCAATGTTGGCTTGCCCCCAGATGCAGTATTCAACATTGTAATTGACCCTGACAATAGCAGGGTCTTCAAGAATATCAAG GAAGTAATATCTAGGAAGGTCTTGCTTGATGAGGGCCAAAGGCAGGTCGTCGAGGTGGAGCAAGCTGCTTTATGGAGGTTTCTTTGGTGGTCAGGAACCATGTCAGTCCATGTTATAGTGGATCAGAACAGAAAAGATTACTCA GTCAAGTTTAAGCAAGGGAAAGAAGGATTTATGAAAAGATTTGAAGGCTGCTGGAGAGTAGATCCCCTGTTTGTTGATGAACAATTATGCTTTCCTTTCAAGCCTAATTCGTGGGTCGACTATATTTCATGTACTGGAGGTAAAGGAAGGGTTGGTTCAAGGGTGAGCTTAGAACAACTAATCCAGCCGGCTCTTGTTCCACCACCACCTATTTCTTGGTATCTAAGGGGAATTACTGCAAAGACTACTGAAATGTTGATAAATGACCTGCAAGCAGAAGCTGGTAGAATTAGGGGAGTTTCAAACAACAATGCCAATAAAGAGAGTGAATTATCCATAGGAGCAAGAGGTGAGCATCCTGTGGAAGAACTGAGCGATGTTAAAGAAAGATGGGCCCAACGAAGAAAAGACAGAAGGCAGAAGAGGAGACACTAA